A genomic window from Salvia hispanica cultivar TCC Black 2014 chromosome 5, UniMelb_Shisp_WGS_1.0, whole genome shotgun sequence includes:
- the LOC125189804 gene encoding uncharacterized protein LOC125189804: MDDLWNQAWDSLIQEVQREADEEAAAAAAAAIPREIRHRRTIPRDHVGVAERLMADYFSADPRYPAEIFRRRFRMSRPLFTHIATTLADRFECFTLRSDCTGRIGLSTLRNAPLQLGNLPMPDRLICSNNDINVLQSSPIFNDECRGEGPQISFVANGTQYRRGYYLADGIYPRWPVFVKTLRQAAGAKRQYFARKQEAARKDVERAFGVLQARWAILRCPARVWHEDDVADIMVACIILHNMIIEDEGFAVERWAPEDGASTSHGVPPRRYRWVYHVVMNI; encoded by the exons ATGGATGATTTGTGGAATCAAGCATGGGATTCTTTGATTCAAGAGGTGCAGAGGGAGGCCGACGAggaggcggcagcggcggcggcggcggcgatccCTCGTGAGATTCGTCATCGTCGGACAATCCCACGGGACCATGTCGGAGTGGCTGAGCGGCTTATGGCCGACTACTTTAGCGCTGACCCTCGTTACCCGGCTGAGATTTTTCGTCGGCGTTTCAGAATGTCGCGACCGCTCTTTACCCATATAGCAACGACATTGGCGGACCGGTTCGAGTGCTTCACGCTCCGGAGTGATTGCACTGGCCGGATCGGGCTGTCTACTTTGCGAAATGCACCTCTGCAATTAGGCAACTTGCCTATGCCGGACCGgctgatat gttcgaacaacgacatcaacgttcTGCAGTCGTCGCCTATCTTCAATGATGAGTGCCGGGGAGAGGGTCCGCAGATCAGTTTTGTAGCAAATGGCACGCAGTATCGCAGGGGATACTATTTGGCAGATGGAATATACCCTCGTTGGCCCGTATTCGTCAAGACACTTCGCCAAGCGGCTGGAGCGAAGAGACAATATTTTGCGCGAAAACAAGAGGCCGCTAGGAAAGATGTTGAGCGAgcttttggtgtgctccaagcGCGATGGGCCATTCTACGCTGCCCGGCACGAGTGTGGCACGAAGATGATGTCGCGGATATTATGGTAgcatgtatcatattgcacaatatgataatagaagatgaaggatttgcGGTAGAACGTTGGGCGCCGGAAGATGGTGCAAGTACAAGTCACGGCGTTCCTCCGCGCCGATACAGATGGGTGTACCACGTAGTAATGAATATCTGA